A region of the Nymphalis io chromosome 6, ilAglIoxx1.1, whole genome shotgun sequence genome:
AGCCTCCCAAGCCGCTTGCTGGGTGAGGACATCTTGTTTGAACACAAAATGACAGAATCCATTTGTCATATTACTAACATATGCCATCATTGCTGTCACATCCAAGTTCAATATGTTTATATCTTGATGATTTTCAAAACACTGTGATTCATCCTCCATTATAACTTGGCACCTTAAATAAGAGATTGTGCAATGTGTTTTACTTATGTACAGatcattattttactattatgaaTACAAATAGTTAAAACGTAGTGTTATCCATACAATTTAACTTaataacaattcaaaagtatttaatacaaaaataaaaaataaaaattctagaaactaaacaaaataaaatatgatataaggGCTTTTGATATGATTATCATTtaccgaataaaataaaatacaataaaataataattaactaggGTGCAATTTTATCAGTCCAGaatattttctttctatattataacataaagatttttatgctttttaattagaaaaaaatatgatggAAGGATTTAAACTTtgctttttatgtattttgagattgttaaaaaataataaattacctttCAAATATTTCTTCATCACTGGACTCGTAAGAATCTTCAATTTCTTCAATGTTTCTTGAATCAGGTAATATTGTTCCTTGCACTACGATACCCTTTGCTTTTAACTTATTAGCAAGGGTTTCTTCAATACCACTTACAAATTCAAAAACAACCtaaaatgaacataaatattacaGCTACAATTGCTATTTATTCCAACTTTgcatatatcatttttttttactttattttttttacaaacttttaGCTGAagtttttagaattattatctCTAGTCAGCTATGGTTCACATGAGGTGTACAAAGGCATGCAAACAGTGATAAATTAGTTTAGgggtactttttaatattttatttacttaccttAGGCGAAAGATACATACATGGGTACAATTTAGCACAAGTTAAATAATCCTCAGCTTGATCCAGTATAGACCGTGCACCATATGAGGCGTTGCCTGAACTAAGTGCAGATAATGACTTTGGATTTCGAGCTATcactgaaattatattttagcatgtaaatatattttacaatataatcacTATGATAATagaataagtattttaataatatatttctatataatataaaatatttctaaattggcattatatatatttttcttctacATAAATGAATTTGTggtgaaaacatattttacatgtCATTGTTACCTTTTGTCCAAGTTTTGCCTTCATCACTGATAATGTCTACTAATTGTTTACTTTCATCATTTACATGgaatattttacaaacagaCGTAGTACCAGGCCTCATAGCGCATTCAACCATTGCTCCCAAATGTCGTAAATTTGAGCAAGACAAGTGTTCTTCTTTAActttttttgatttttgtaaCTGAAAGAAAAAAGGTTGGCTTACTAATTGGTAAGgtatataaattagtattataatcataacatacCAACCCTTGTCAAGAAATCAATTTCTTGTAAAACTTTTCTCTTCATTTTAAAAACTCCCTCAATCTCTTGAATACTATTTAACTGTTCAACAAGTTTTTCTCCATACTTAATCTTCTCGCTTAACTTAAATAGGAGCTCTTCTGAAGGCTGACTCATTTTGCAAATAATTTTAGAATCGATCAAAAATAGTTtcttaatgtatgtatgtacgccTTTTATCTCAATGAACACATTTGTTTGAATATAAACGTTTtcaatattaatgattaattataatattgaatttacaaTATGAGTATAAGGTTTATATGATATTAACTATAGATATGTTCTAAATGGTAACTGGTACTGCAGAATGCAACCACAGTATTTATtgtgtaactttttttaaatatattgatcatTTGCACTTCACGgcaaataattttctataacaaattttaaagagttcataaattaaattctagCATTCGAGTAAAAGTTCATTCAAAATCACTGTTAAACTTGGTAAGTTGGTTTCAGTTTCACTATTCAATGTTACGTTTATGTTTTGAAACTGACAACTGTGTCTaaaacgtagacagagaaacaaatagaccaagggccGTGaaacagagatagtttgtcaaatGTTGCCATattaactgcattccctgttttgggagataaataattttcaggatttaacacaaaataagattatttaatatttattatacatcttCCAAcgacacccaaaaaccgttgcattgtttgtttttatttccgttATATTGTTAATACTGATAGACCAAGGGGCAGTGAAACCGCGAATGAGACAGaaatagtttgtcaatgtgtgcgtataatgttgccgtAGTAACtacattccctgttttgggagataaataattttcaggatttaattaaaacaaggttattaaattttactttttaattaaaacatttattttgtattcctACTaaacccaaaaaccgttgcattgtttgtttttgttttggttATCAATAGTAcatcagcatctttatatggtactgtattagcattctcctcagatgtcgaaatctaaaacacttaattaaattattaataaagaatggttgaatatatttctatgataacctcttgactcggaatctaataatattataaatttatgaagaatgttaaataatgtagtttttaggatattataaataggagaacgaataaattcaaataacatatttacacataacaaagcactttaggttattattggactccgtatttatttgtttacattgtccacgagtcaatattttttattgaaaatcaggacatttttttagctgacgctggcagcacttacatgataaatattataaaaactggaaaatcctattatctccaggattttaatgtaatataaggtaccgtcatgctatggcataaataaacatcactgagaaactacatttagggacaaaatagtcgtacttaagcatgaaaacacacgccggcaattttcttcttgttatcgctttaacatgaaatactacgacaatgcaccattttATAACCTtcaatatgatataaggattgtttctcggccttttcactggattagaatcgtttctaacataaaaataacaaaaaacacaatgaacgtaccaactgtcaagtttgtttcgctactcaagtagcgacaTCATCAAAACTTACGTTAcacgataagggacaaaagatttgatcattctatctctgtctaagccatttgtaacgtaattttcgttctctttcttgtgtaagtgagaaggaaatcgtcattgcgtctattagtttctctgtctatgTGTTATgataagtattaatttatagtgtttgtctttatttaataacgaCCGCAGAGTACATAAcccctttattttaataaagagcTTATGACATTTTGGTTACTTAC
Encoded here:
- the LOC126769281 gene encoding UPF0415 protein C7orf25 homolog isoform X2 — its product is MVECAMRPGTTSVCKIFHVNDESKQLVDIISDEGKTWTKVIARNPKSLSALSSGNASYGARSILDQAEDYLTCAKLYPCMYLSPKVVFEFVSGIEETLANKLKAKGIVVQGTILPDSRNIEEIEDSYESSDEEIFERCQVIMEDESQCFENHQDINILNLDVTAMMAYVSNMTNGFCHFVFKQDVLTQQAAWEAERPVKPILEKLFQGKTLICCRTAWYNFEKIVDTLGGPMEKKRTADLKEQVTVYEDDYGGQNDYPRQNLKVRGHVRLRSKIIFNFGHRLKALTVSANESFVRSAAQQGVTYATFIHESRALTEGKETTAKKIL
- the LOC126769281 gene encoding UPF0415 protein C7orf25 homolog isoform X1, producing MSQPSEELLFKLSEKIKYGEKLVEQLNSIQEIEGVFKMKRKVLQEIDFLTRLQKSKKVKEEHLSCSNLRHLGAMVECAMRPGTTSVCKIFHVNDESKQLVDIISDEGKTWTKVIARNPKSLSALSSGNASYGARSILDQAEDYLTCAKLYPCMYLSPKVVFEFVSGIEETLANKLKAKGIVVQGTILPDSRNIEEIEDSYESSDEEIFERCQVIMEDESQCFENHQDINILNLDVTAMMAYVSNMTNGFCHFVFKQDVLTQQAAWEAERPVKPILEKLFQGKTLICCRTAWYNFEKIVDTLGGPMEKKRTADLKEQVTVYEDDYGGQNDYPRQNLKVRGHVRLRSKIIFNFGHRLKALTVSANESFVRSAAQQGVTYATFIHESRALTEGKETTAKKIL